One window of Drosophila busckii strain San Diego stock center, stock number 13000-0081.31 chromosome 3L, ASM1175060v1, whole genome shotgun sequence genomic DNA carries:
- the LOC108599587 gene encoding exocyst complex component 1, with the protein MLTIGTLANIKHILQKELFNGTSSGERLLSVVTVTKTFKKKDKRACYLCVVTTEPPVPMVTLCLVKQSEQRDSEYKRKRSWQLDEIKWVDGRNEQFETHEFDIQLEKLYKWYALNLHERQNFLAVLNRQIQKYVRGQRAEFRNVPSAWLTEKSPEKVMATRAGAGQLAAKAAQTDDEDDEEEAQEFTALTDKEANELGKLFSTCDFAIKDAEQFIEQLSRELHDLDGANMQSVLTSEQQVLKMMEHIDKAISEADKFETRLDSYEDILGHVKETMEKIGGKNAMIEIANNNNIQLMKELNKVISQLDLPHSQQQALDDPDLKTSQGRKAAIAAAQCLQQAMNSDIDPALLRLEAVQDQRKRFEKWKQKFSATVSRFMNNLFIHLGNEIGDQPTSMELALPNHSNVHRELTPYTELMHWAKAMDRKTYDGLMRVYTASLSKIYERDVKNFFNLAKLQVSEKLRSSREDLDMSTSSRKSAVSSIPYGTLGINRDQWGAGVDAADRLRFDALLEKVLAELEPIALQEQLFCINFFQMDVLSPTTKNTQTTLEVDKDKPVDMTQSFNASMGSPSSEPQKRIDRQINEEVRKLMMGLFGCLEPELVSFIQSFERVDSFYSLYVLVRLTQHVMSAQDTHSFLSMTFASALVQVKRNFDRFMQQQLQSIKEAKLHKRSKAILPYVENFEHFAQTAEGIFRKSDRRTDMEKWYLQLVNAIFEGVTLHSQEHPKTPSQVVRMENYHHMYALLAQLKVPGLDALKKEAKTRYNDALKAYVTQYFGRPLEKLNQFFEGVQQKVAQGVKETEISYQMAFSKQELRKVISQYPAREVKKGLENLYKKVDKHLSEEENLLQVVWHAMQEEFIAQYNYLEERIQKCYAGAMINLEFNIQDILAFFSDIARSH; encoded by the exons ATGCTAACCATTGGCACCTTGGCGAATATTAAGCACATACTGCAGAAAGAGCTCTTCAATGGGACCAGCAGCGGCGAACGGTTGCTCTCAGTGGTGACGGTGACGAAGACTTTTAAAAAGAAAGATAAGCGAGCTTGCTACCTCTGTGTGGTGACCACAGAGCCGCCCGTGCCTATGGTGACGCTGTGCCTGGTGAAGCAATCGGAGCAGAGAGACAGTGAGTACAAGCGTAAacgcagctggcagctggacGAGATCAAGTGGGTGGATGGACGCAATGAGCAGTTCGAAACGCACGAATTTGATATACAGCTGGAAAAACTATACAAGTGGTATGCGCTTAATCTGCATGAGCGTCAGAACTTCCTGGCGGTGCTCAATAGACAAATACAAAAGTATGTGCGAGGGCAGCGTGCAGAGTTTCGTAATGTACCTAGCGCTTGGCTAACAGAGAAGTCGCCGGAGAAGGTTATGGCAACGCGTGCAGGTGCGGGACAGCTGGCGGCAAAGGCAGCACAAACAgatgatgaggatgatgaagaagaagcGCAGGAGTTTACTGCACTAACCGATAAGGAGGCCAACGAGCTGGGCAAGCTGTTCTCTACGTGTGATTTTGCCATCAAAGATGCAGAGCAGTTTATAGAGCAGTTGTCCAGGGAATTGCACGATCTAGATGGC GCCAATATGCAAAGCGTTTTAACTTCGGAACAGCAGGTGCTTAAAATGATGGAGCATATAGACAAGGCCATTAGCGAGGCAGACAAGTTTGAAACGCGTCTGGATAGCTATGAGGATATTTTGGGTCATGTGAAGGAAACAATGGAAAAGATTGGCGGAAAGAATGCCATGATTGAAAttgccaacaataataatatacagcTAATGAAGGAGCTGAACAAAGTTATA AGCCAACTGGACTTGCCGCATAGCCAGCAGCAAGCGCTTGACGATCCGGATCTCAAGACATCGCAAGGCCGCAAGGCAGCcattgcagcagctcaatgccTGCAGCAGGCTATGAATAGCGACATAGATCCAGCGCTGTTGCGTCTGGAGGCTGTGCAGGATCAGCGCAAGCGCTTTGAAAAATGGAAACAAAAGTTCTCCGCGACTGTGAGTCGCTTTATGAACAATCTATTTATACATCTGGGCAATGAGATTGGCGACCAGCCCACTAGCATGGAACTAGCGCTGCCGAATCATTCAAACGTGCATCGTGAGCTGACGCCATATACGGAGCTAATGCACTGGGCTAAGGCCATGGATCGCAAGACCTACGATGGACTTATGCGTGTCTATACCGCATCGCTCAGCAAGATCTATGAGCGTGAtgttaaaaactttttcaatcTA GCCAAGCTGCAAGTTTCTGAGAAGCTGCGCAGCTCACGTGAAGATCTGGACATGTCTACATCGTCACGCAAGTCTGCTGTTTCCAGCATTCCCTATGGCACGCTAGGCATCAATCGTGATCAGTGGGGCGCTGGTGTAGATGCCGCTGATCGCTTGCGGTTTGACGCCTTGCTGGAGAAAGTGCTGGCGGAGCTGGAACCCATTGCCTTACAGGAACAGTTGTTCTGCATAAATTTCTTTCAAATGGATGTGCTGAGTCCCACAACGAAAAATACACAAACTACACTAGAAGTGGATAAGGATAAGCCTGTGGATATGACGCAGTCTTTTAATGCTTCCATGGGTTCGCCCAGCAGCGAGCCACAAAAGCGCATCGATCGGCAGATAAATGAGGAGGTGCGCAAGCTGATGATGGGACTCTTTGGCTGCCTGGAGCCGGAGCTGGTGAGCTTCATCCAAAGCTTTGAGCGTGTGGATAGCTT TTACTCACTCTATGTGCTGGTGCGTCTGACGCAGCACGTTATGTCCGCGCAGGATACACATTCCTTTCTCAGCATGACCTTTGCCTCGGCCTTGGTGCAGGTTAAGCGCAACTTTGATCGCtttatgcaacagcagctgcagtccaTCAAGGAGGCCAAGCTGCATAAGCGCTCCAAGGCCATACTGCCCTATGTGGAGAACTTTGAGCACTTTGCGCAAACAGCCGAAGGCATATTTCGCAAGTCGGATAGACGCACGGATATGGAGAAGTGGTATTTGCAGCTGGTGAATGCCATTTTTGAGGGCGTTACCTTGCACTCGCAGGAGCATCCAAAGACGCCATCGCAGGTGGTGCGCATGGAGAACTATCATCATATGTATGCGCTCTTGGCACAGCTCAAAGTGCCAGGTTTGGATGCGCTCAAAAAGGAGGCCAAGACACGTTACAACGATGCGCTCAAAGCCTATGTGACGCAATATTTTGGTCGCCCGCTCGAGAAACTCAAT CAATTCTTTGAGGGCGTGCAGCAGAAGGTGGCGCAGGGCGTCAAGGAAACCGAGATTAGCTATCAAATGGCTTTCTCCAAGCAGGAGCTGCGCAAGGTCATCAGCCAGTATCCAGCGCGTGAGGTTAAGAAGGGTCTCGAGAATCTCTACAAGAAAGTGGACAAGCATCTGAGCGAGGAAGAGAATCTGCTGCAGGTTGTTTGGCATGCCATGCAGGAGGAGTTCATAGCCCAGTACAATTACCTAGAGGAGCGTATACAGAAATGTTATGCCGGCGCCATGATTAATCTCGAGTTTAATATACAAGACATACTCGCCTTTTTCTCAGACATTGCGCGCTCTCACTGA
- the LOC108599594 gene encoding uncharacterized protein LOC108599594 — protein sequence MLVKHIVKQGLLLKNAGAMSRAAYHAGGHHKHSTMNDMPRPAGDWNEQHSRNNTKYNATLIAGVLILAGTIGFVKTSGVVHFNYSAPSSLD from the exons ATGTTGGTCAAACACATCGTCAAGCAGGGACTCTTGTTGAAAAATG ctggTGCCATGTCGCGCGCCGCTTATCACGCTGGCGGACACCACAAGCACTCCACCATGAACGATATGCCCAGACCAGCTGGTGATTGGAACGAGCAGCACAGCCGGAACAACACCAAGTACAATGCCACCCTCATTGCTGGTGTTTTGATTCTTGCTGGAACCATTGGCTTC GTGAAAACCTCTGGCGTGGTGCACTTCAACTACAGCGCTCCAAGCAGCTTggattaa
- the LOC108599593 gene encoding DNA-directed RNA polymerase III subunit RPC7, with the protein MAGRGRGGKTGTLTAEQMQMLGCMGKDMPQVQSAPPPTFPPVLNKPTTLETTASQNYQLLWKEDFLNRLRDSPYYISIASQEKPNTDVKDWREKALQRMKQKAQPEFNYKAMPRELSSGSRKRPTTEPRPKLLAKKTNIEDRLKQLEQKELKSGGVNENDEAKADSDSEREDEAEDPDAALDDEMDEENDYANDYFDNGEAYNEEDDNLDDGPVY; encoded by the exons ATGGCTGGACGTGGGCGTGGTGGTAAAACAGGAACGCTAACAGCGGAGCAAATGCAGATGTTGGGCTGCATGGGCAAGGATATGCCACAAGTGCAATCAGCACCGCCGCCAACGTTTCCACCGGTGCTCAACAAGCCCACAACATTGGAG ACCACCGCCTCACAGAATTATCAGCTGCTATGGAAGGAAGATTTTCTCAATCGCCTGCGCGACTCGCCCTACTATATAAGCATAGCTAGTCAAGAAAAACCCAATACAGATGTGAAGGACTGGCGAGAG AAAGCGCTGCAGCGCATGAAACAAAAAGCTCAACCCGAATTCAACTACAAAGCCATGCCCAGAGAGCTGAGTTCCGGCAGTCGCAAGCGACCCACCACAGAACCTAGACCTAAGCTGCTTGCTAAGAAGACTAACATTGAGGATAGACTGAAACAGCTGGAGCAAAAAGAACTCAAGAGCGGCGGTGTCAATGAAAACGATGAAGCAAAGGCAGACAGCGACTCAGAGCGTGAGGATGAAGCCGAAGATCCAGATGCAGCGTTGGACGATGAAATGGATGAAGAGAATGACTATGCTAATGATTACTTTGACAACGGCGAAGCCTACAATGAAGAGGACGATAATTTGGATGATGGTCCCGTTTACTAA
- the LOC108599591 gene encoding RAB6-interacting golgin gives MAGKFDGFSHDEILKITGHKQRSKQNVETAKQALRNLPGIKRMPDKMFRQADQLRKQQQQQQQKQPQQVAKGNATKSRSATPTEIATPTPTPTDDKKEEEESLNLERGLSDSLVEALYCGAVVESRAASKADAATYATISSDDSSILKLNGTDDDVSTLPSTKDSSNAETLNTDSPFKGISLKDFEQHRKLIEEQNKQKKQMLYKAIEQHTQKTAQECKKIEEIRHELSKLESDLAVDVAMLRKQIDSACIHFATVEKNYIKIEAQFLKAKIDLHNAAEKKELLTEHLCTVIAHNEDRKAQKLTELMQKVGLTPTEDEPEEQQETNRI, from the exons CAG CTAAGCAAGCATTGAGAAACCTTCCCGGCATAAAACGAATGCCGGATAAGATGTTCCGTCAAGCAGATCAGTtaagaaagcagcagcaacaacaacaacaaaagcagccacaacagGTGGCAAAAGGCAATGCTACAAAATCTAGATCAGCCACGCCTACGGAAATAGCTACGCCCACTCCCACGCCAACTGATGACaagaaagaagaagaagagtcGTTGAACTTGGAACGCGGCTTATCTGACTCGCTAGTTGAAGCGCTTTACTGTGGCGCTGTGGTAGAATCGCGAGCTGCCTCCAAAGCTGATGCTGCCACGTATGCGACGATTAGTTCAGATGATAGTTCCATACTCAAACTTAACGGAACAGATGATGATGTCAGCACACTGCCGAGCACAAAGGATTCTTCGAATGCTGAGACTCTCAACACGGACTCGCCCTTTAAGGGCATCTCGCTTAAGGACTTTGAGCAGCATCGCAAGTTAATCGAGgagcaaaacaagcaaaagaaacaaatgtTATATAAAGCTATAGAGCAGCATACACAGAAGACCGCACAAGAATGCAAGAAAATTGAGGAAATTCGTCATGAGTTGTCCAAGTTGGAAAGCGATCTTGCCGTGGATGTAGCAATGCTGCGCAAGCAAATTGACTCTGCctgcatacactttgccaCTGTAGA GAAAAACTACATTAAAATTGAGGCTCAATTtctaaaagctaaaattgaTCTGCATAATGCTGCTGAGAAGAAGGAGCTACTGACAGAACACTTGTGCACCGTTATAGCTCACAATGAGGATCGTAAAGCACAGAAGCTTACGGAGTTGATGCAGAAAGTGGGCTTGACGCCGACGGAAGATGAGCCGGAAGAGCAGCAAGAAACCAATCGaatataa